One Torulaspora globosa chromosome 5, complete sequence DNA window includes the following coding sequences:
- a CDS encoding FluC/FEX family fluoride channel, giving the protein MDKKSPSCRFLGHLFRCDSHVSFSLAFASATILGNYTRVALNELSSYEPSYIAPGSVLWSNLVACMIMGMLQDLKKGGWFEPDELAKTFVVLTTGYCGALSSYSTMMLEMFLHSTSLMPSDTAQGMKLPNRAYGIMEFLSVLLVQLLVSMGSYIFGRSFAKNILLSLGPDMDLPEEKNELVPEPSVTGVENLWTYKLVKTFHLMLSIAALPLTALIIVLGCVYDNNSRSLWTLPELLAIPAGFLRYYLALWFNQSLEFFPVGTFLANQLAVITLAVFTMCLRGRSSEHSYAPIANTLTQCHILTALSTGFSGTLSTVSTFINEGYHLPLVKALIYYGTSISLSYCILVIMLGSLAWTRGLTLPTC; this is encoded by the coding sequence ATGGATAAAAAATCCCCCTCATGTCGATTTCTGGGGCATCTTTTTCGCTGTGATTCTCATGTCTCGTTCTCGCTGGCCTTTGCATCAGCTACTATTCTGGGGAACTATACACGAGTTGCCTTGAATGAGCTCTCTTCGTATGAGCCATCATATATCGCACCAGGGTCCGTCCTGTGGAGCAATCTTGTCGCATGTATGATAATGGGAATGCTACAAGATCTTAAGAAGGGAGGCTGGTTTGAACCCGACGAACTCGCGAAAACTTTTGTTGTCCTCACTACTGGGTACTGCGGGGCCTTGTCATCGTACAGCACAATGATGCTTGAGATGTTTTTGCACTCAACCAGTCTAATGCCTTCTGATACCGCGCAGGGGATGAAACTACCAAACCGAGCGTACGGTATAATGGAGTTTTTGTCAGTACTGCTTGTTCAGTTACTCGTTTCAATGGGCTCGTACATTTTTGGAAGAAGCTTTGCAAAGAACATACTactgtctcttggcccCGATATGGACCTCCCAGAAGAGAAAAACGAACTGGTTCCTGAACCGTCTGTAACTGGAGTTGAAAACTTGTGGACTTACAAGCTTGTGAAGACCTTCCATTTGATGCTATCTATTGCAGCGCTCCCTCTTACTGCACTAATTATTGTTCTCGGTTGCGTTTACGACAACAATTCAAGGTCCCTTTGGACCTTACCAGAGTTGTTGGCCATTCCAGCTGGATTTTTGAGATATTACCTGGCATTATGGTTCAATCAATCTCTTGAGTTTTTCCCGGTAGGTACTTTTTTAGCAAATCAGCTTGCCGTGATTACTTTGGCAGTGTTTACTATGTGTTTGCGCGGCAGAAGCAGCGAACATTCCTATGCTCCAATTGCTAATACTCTTACCCAATGCCACATCCTGACTGCTCTTTCCACGGGGTTTTCCGGGACTTTGAGCACCGTTAGCACTTTCATTAACGAAGGGTATCATTTGCCGCTTGTGAAAGCTTTGATTTACTACGGCACTTCAATTTCGTTATCTTATTGCATTCTGGTTATTATGTTGGGTTCTCTCGCTTGGACAAGAGGGCTGACGTTGCCTACTTGCTGA